A genome region from Eurosta solidaginis isolate ZX-2024a chromosome 2, ASM4086904v1, whole genome shotgun sequence includes the following:
- the Rab6 gene encoding ras-related protein Rab6 — MSSGEFGNPLRKFKLVFLGEQSVGKTSLITRFMYDSFDNTYQATIGIDFLSKTMYLEDRTVRLQLWDTAGQERFRSLIPSYIRDSTVAVVVYDITNTNSFHQTSKWIDDVRTERGSDVIIMLVGNKTDLSDKRQVSTEEGERKAKELNVMFIETSAKAGYNVKQLFRRVAAALPGMDSTENKPSEDMQEVVLKDSPNESKDPEGGCAC, encoded by the coding sequence ATGTCGTCCGGCGAATTTGGTAATCCTCTTCGCAAATTTAAGCTGGTGTTCCTTGGGGAACAAAGTGTAGGCAAGACTTCGCTAATCACACGCTTCATGTACGACAGCTTTGACAACACGTATCAAGCGACAATTGGTATTGATTTTCTTTCCAAAACCATGTACCTTGAAGATCGAACCGTTCGCCTGCAGCTATGGGATACTGCCGGTCAGGAGCGTTTCCGATCTCTCATTCCATCATATATACGTGACTCCACTGTGGCGGTCGTTGTATATGATATAACAAATACAAATTCTTTCCATCAAACATCGAAATGGATTGATGATGTACGTACGGAACGAGGTAGTGACGTCATCATTATGTTAGTGGGCAATAAAACAGATTTATCTGATAAAAGGCAAGTGTCTACTGAAGAAGGCGAACGCAAAGCGAAGGAATTGAACGTAATGTTTATCGAGACAAGCGCGAAGGCTGGATACAATGTTAAGCAACTCTTCAGACGTGTAGCGGCAGCGTTACCCGGAATGGACTCGACAGAAAATAAACCATCGGAAGATATGCAAGAGGTTGTGCTCAAGGATTCACCTAACGAATCAAAGGATCCTGAGGGTGGATGTGCCTGCTGA